The Branchiostoma floridae strain S238N-H82 chromosome 10, Bfl_VNyyK, whole genome shotgun sequence genome has a segment encoding these proteins:
- the LOC118424430 gene encoding uncharacterized protein LOC118424430, whose protein sequence is MDDYVELPSILTLELHDSFTIEAWIRLGGEVTTSKMPIICTMDSRLCLFLQDRYLGGQLGDDVIQGSTEFQENTWSHVTMLFDAQQYTLSLYINGTQETTQSGILPLDWSNNDTNLYIARDRDENFNGTLDEVRLYGLKLLEEEIIEDLQTSGRERQYLRRFLNAHFNMDTEGTNATSLLDSGLFQHHGMMVGSPLFVPSTVDQARFQLTFPSARRRRRRDVSYSETNHTEL, encoded by the exons ATGGACGACTATGTAGAGCTTCCTTCGATTCTTACACTGGAGCTGCATGACAG CTTCACAATAGAAGCCTGGATCCGGCTGGGTGGAGAGGTGACGACCTCAAAGATGCCTATCATCTGTACCATGGACAGCAGGCTGTGCTTGTTTTTACAGGACAG GTATCTAGGTGGCCAACTgggtgatgacgtcatacaGGGCTCGACTGAATTCCAGGAAAACACCTGGAGTCACGTGACGATGCTGTTTGACGCACAACAGTACACCCTCTCTCTGTACATTAACGGTACACAGGAGACCACACAGTCTGGCATCTTGCCGTTAGATTGG TCAAACAACGATACCAACTTGTACATCGCAAGGGACAGGGACGAGAATTTCAATGGCACTCTAGATGAG GTACGTTTATATGGCTTGAAGCTTCTTGAAGAGGAGATTATAGAAGACCTGCAGACATCAGGCAGAGAGAGGCAGTATCTTCGTCGCTTCCTGAACGCACACTTCAACATGGACACCGAAGGAACAAACG CAACCTCCCTGTTAGACAGTGGTTTGTTCCAGCACCACGGTATGATGGTCGGCAGTCCGCTGTTCGTCCCCAGCACAGTGGACCAGGCCAGGTTTCAGCTGACTTTCCCAAGCGCCAGGCGGAGAAGACGGAGGGATGTTTCGTACTCAGAAACAAACCATACTGAATTGTAG
- the LOC118425149 gene encoding cartilage oligomeric matrix protein-like, with product MFVSDDSGNDFIGFVFGYQSNRKFYVVIWKHENENADGSVGIGGIKGLQIKIVDSSTGPGTALATALWHTHDTADQINLLWHDPDMRGWEHRTPYTFHLIHRPSIGLIRVTIANDMEVLTDSGNVYDTTILGGRLGVFQYNQTGVIWSNLRYTCGDR from the exons ATGTTCGTCAGTGATGACTCTGGGAACGACTTTATCGGCTTCGTGTTCGGTTATCAGAGTAACCGGAAGTTCTATGTCGTCATCTGGAAACATGAGAACGAGAACGCAGACGGTAGTGTTGGAATTGGTGGGATAAAGGGCCTCCAAATAAAG ATTGTAGACTCTAGCACGGGTCCCGGTACGGCTCTAGCGACAGCGCTGTGGCATACTCACGACACTGCTGATCAAATCAATCTGCTGTGGCACGATCCGGACATGCGCGGTTGGGAACATCGTACTCCATACACGTTTCACTTGATACATCGGCCATCTATAGGGTTGATCAG GGTGACCATTGCCAACGACATGGAGGTCCTGACTGACTCCGGAAACGTGTACGACACCACCATCCTGGGGGGTCGGCTGGGGGTGTTCCAGTACAACCAGACAGGAGTCATCTGGTCCAACCTGCGATACACCTGTGGAGACAGGTGA
- the LOC118424927 gene encoding cartilage oligomeric matrix protein-like, with protein sequence MGDVCDPDDDNDGRMDIEDNCIFVANWDQVDTDGDGYGDVCDTCPGIANQDQTDTDGDGVGDACDNDDDGDGVDDTTDVCPNVNDTQADTDGDGVGDACDNCPTDPNPNQEDADMDGYGDACDGSDKDGDGVVNTVDNCPDITNPEQTDTDSDGIGDACDDDIDNDVMPNNQDNCPYVSNTGWEDADGNHVGDACEYDYDGDGVPDVDDICPKLASYHVTSFTNHVSVNLDGGTAPDWEITDNGRNIRQLSDTDSPVLLIGTSQHMTHHP encoded by the exons ATGGGTGACGTGTGTGACCCTGATGACGACAACGACGGGCGGATGGATATAGAG GACAACTGCATCTTTGTGGCCAACTGGGACCAAGTAGATACAGATGGTGATGGGTACGGTGACGTGTGTGACACGTGTCCTGGCATAGCCAACCAGGATCAGACCGACACAGACGGAGATGGTGTTGGGGACGCCTGTGACAATGATGACGATGGCGACG GTGTTGATGACACCACCGATGTGTGTCCCAACGTGAACGACACGCAGGCTGACACAGACGGTGACGGGGTGGGGGACGCCTGCGATAACTGTCCTACCGACCCTAACCCAAACCAGGAAGATGCAGACATGGACGGATACGGGGACGCCTGTGATGGGAGCGACAA AGATGGCGATGGTGTTGTCAACACAGTTGATAACTGTCCAGATATCACGAATCCAGAACAAACTGACACAGACAGTGATGGCATAG GTGACGCGTGTGATGACGACATTGATAATGACGTCATGCCGAACAATCAGGACAACTGTCCCTATGTCTCAAACACTGGCTGGGAGGACGCAGACG GCAACCATGTCGGTGACGCATGTGAATACGACTATGACGGTGACGGTGTCCCGGATGTTGACGACATATGTCCGAAGCTCGCCAGCTATCACGTGACTAGCTTCACCAATCACGTCTCCGTAAACCTCGATGGTGGGACCGCTCCAGATTGGGAAATAACAGACAAT GGAAGAAACATTCGTCAGCTCAGTGACACAGACAGCCCTGTCCTTTTGATAGGTACGTCACAGCACATGACACATCATCCATGA
- the LOC118424928 gene encoding neuropilin-1-like encodes MTINDACLYDSLDQPITYEISVDDDTGGVFIRVPKYYVKDFECGEALGMQSALIFFTQITASSAYEYYQPHYARLHNQPTNNDTTGVFAQGNWKAKITDANQWLQVSFLQETIVSGVILQGSANEAAWVQTYYLTYLSSGNDTWNTYTEGGVRREFTGNADSSSTVQQDLADPITVTDIRIHPLTWQGSISMRMELIGCTVELQYIRNTRCERCPTTYYCLGDGVARPCGRCDPPSPTCDRSPTEHSFGGASECSPCPPGRICQEGYAFNCSRYQYADPCNETYCPPSCTDCETGYACLFGRKTLCRAGLFGTGLTDFCQPCAPGSYNNQSGSAGCECCPAGFYSTSGKTECEPCHPFTWSRGDCTPCVGCNPGECELRIYGNRS; translated from the exons ATGACAATAAATGACGCATGCCTCTATGACAGTTTGGACCAACCAATCACGTACGAGATAAGTGTAGACGATGACACAGGAGGCGTGTTCATTAGAGTGCCAAAATATTACGTCAAAGATTTTG AATGTGGCGAAGCACTGGGGATGCAGAGCGCACTTATTTTCTTCACACAAATCACCGCCTCCTCCGCGTATGAATACTACCAGCCGCACTACGCACGTCTGCACAACCAGCCCACCAATAACGACACCACGGGCGTGTTCGCGCAGGGGAACTGGAAGGCAAAGATTACTGATGCGAACCAATGGCTGCAG GTATCATTTCTTCAAGAGACAATCGTCAGCGGAGTGATCCTACAAGGGAGTGCGAACGAGGCGGCGTGGGTACAGACGTACTACCTGACGTACCTGAGTAGCGGTAACGACACGTGGAACACGTATACGGAAGGAGGGGTACGACGG GAATTCACAGGAAATGCAGATTCTTCTTCAACCGTGCAACAAGATCTTGCTGACCCTATCACAGTAACTGACATCCGGATCCATCCGCTGACGTGGCAAGGTAGTATCAGCATGAGGATGGAACTGATAGGGTGTACTGTGGAACTGCAGTATATAC GTAACACCCGCTGTGAGCGCTGCCCCACTACCTACTACTGCCTGGGTGACGGGGTGGCCAGGCCGTGCGGGAGGTGTGACCCTCCCTCCCCGACCTGTGACCGTTCCCCTACCGAACACTCATTCGGCGGCGCCTCGGAGTGTAGTCCGTGTCCCCCCGGTAGG ATTTGTCAAGAGGGCTATGCCTTCAACTGTTCCAGGTACCAGTATGCAGACCCGTGTAACGAAACG TACTGCCCTCCAAGCTGCACAGACTGTGAAACCGGGTACGCTTGTCTGTTTGGGAGAAAGACTTTGTGTCGGGCTGGGCTGTTTGGAACAGGACTCACTG ATTTCTGCCAGCCGTGTGCACCTGGCTCCTACAACAATCAGTCAGGATCAGCCGGGTGTGAGTGCTGTCCGGCAGGGTTCTACAGCACCAGCGGCAAGACCGAGTGTGAACCCTGCCATCCCTTCACGTGGTCACGGGGGGACTGCACGCCGTGTGTGGGCTGTAATCCTGGAGAATGTGAGTTACGAATTTATGGCAACAGATCCTAA
- the LOC118424929 gene encoding uncharacterized protein LOC118424929 produces the protein MEITGTTFSSQVIDSSANDGGSRRRRSADVSGYPLDYETTIREDLHVNGTVQIIVVTDIFSTGPSYNVTILKGNEARHFTIKDDTPDNRLAAAAPSPAPLPWMTVEGLSFVTCDDDTPTPSPDLNIAGTESFEVTTTTVLLSIDSEVDYEIAQEYTLILDVQDYGASPPRTGTVVIKLRAQAQGEGFI, from the exons ATGGAGATCACCGGTACCACCTTCTCCTCACAAGTGATTGACAGCTCTGCAAACGATGGCGGGAGCAGGAGGCGAAGATCTGCTGACGTCAGCGGATATCCACTGGACTACGAGACGACCATCAGAGAGGACCTGCATGTCAACGGCACCGTGCAGATAATAGTTGTGACTGACATCTTCTCTACAGGACCATCGTACAATGTGACCATCCTAAAAG GAAATGAAGCTCGTCATTTCACGATCAAAGATGACACTCCTGATAACCGcctagctgctgccgcgcccTCCCCCGCACCTCTGCCGTGGATGACAGTAGAGGGGCTGTCGTTTGTCACCTGTGACGACGACACGCCCACACCGTCACCTGACCTGAACATTGCAG GCACGGAATCTTTCGAGGTGACCACAACGACGGTATTGCTGAGTATTGATTCCGAAGTGGACTATGAAATTGCCCAGGAATACACACTGATACTGGATGTACAAGACTACGGCGCTTCACCACCTAGAACGGGAACAGTAGTAATCAAG TTGAGGGCTCAGGCACAAGGTGAGGGGTTCATCTAG